The following coding sequences are from one Mesorhizobium onobrychidis window:
- a CDS encoding TetR/AcrR family transcriptional regulator — translation MQDAPNRPYHHGDLRRAVIETALDMLREEKGWQFTLREVARRAGVSHAAPYKHFPDKAALLAELAMIGFDRLRESLSAAKPKAAKTLRDEITPVAHAFVAFGTDNPALYRLMFSAGEEKAAGMHLNERALAVFDVALEILRRGQAAGSIRKRPIEGQAAAWWGLIHGMTMLAIDGLLVPEKVGSAPLDAALSTLVEGLGNPAT, via the coding sequence ATGCAGGACGCACCCAATCGCCCCTATCACCACGGCGATCTCCGTCGCGCGGTTATCGAGACGGCGTTGGATATGCTTCGGGAGGAGAAGGGCTGGCAGTTCACGCTGCGGGAAGTCGCTCGCCGGGCTGGCGTAAGCCACGCGGCACCCTACAAGCACTTTCCCGACAAAGCCGCGCTGCTTGCGGAGCTCGCCATGATCGGCTTCGACCGGCTGCGGGAGTCCCTATCGGCCGCCAAGCCCAAGGCGGCCAAAACTCTGCGCGACGAAATCACTCCGGTAGCTCATGCCTTCGTCGCGTTCGGAACGGACAACCCGGCTCTCTACCGCCTGATGTTCAGCGCAGGGGAGGAGAAAGCCGCAGGAATGCATCTCAATGAGCGGGCGCTCGCGGTCTTCGATGTGGCGCTCGAAATCCTGCGGCGCGGCCAGGCCGCGGGGAGCATTCGCAAGCGGCCGATAGAAGGTCAGGCGGCAGCCTGGTGGGGGCTCATCCACGGTATGACCATGCTTGCGATCGATGGGCTCTTGGTGCCCGAGAAAGTCGGATCAGCCCCCTTGGATGCGGCCTTGAGCACGCTGGTGGAAGGGCTGGGGAACCCAGCAACATGA
- a CDS encoding type IV toxin-antitoxin system AbiEi family antitoxin domain-containing protein, whose translation MRTCDLTDIGIPRCYLARMCDEGLLVKVGYGIYRAADQEAA comes from the coding sequence GTGCGAACGTGCGATCTAACCGACATTGGAATTCCCCGCTGTTATCTGGCCCGCATGTGCGATGAGGGTCTGCTCGTCAAGGTCGGCTACGGCATTTATCGCGCCGCCGATCAGGAGGCGGCATGA
- a CDS encoding LssY C-terminal domain-containing protein, whose product MRTLTRLFQRFLIVCLGVVSVWLIVFIVFDTADHRLPWVLAVGLTYGLAAYVILPNVVRMGLKVLHRRLIPRYSITGDGLPGDPVNLVLIGTRQQLCDAFAAAGWSTADRLGVASSWWMVRAFLLNSSYPTAPFSTLYLFGRRQDIGFQQPINDSPRKRHHIRFWALSLSHSSDDITAASFWLNTDRPPTDQRVLWVGAGTRDTGLSLTRLTLQVTHATDSDTNAERDYIVTQLKTKRVIGDVVLHQSGSRLQTGKVNHYITDGEIAFASLIEN is encoded by the coding sequence TTGAGGACACTTACGCGGTTATTCCAGAGATTTCTCATCGTCTGTCTGGGAGTAGTCAGCGTTTGGCTCATAGTCTTTATCGTTTTCGATACTGCGGACCACAGACTTCCATGGGTCCTAGCCGTAGGTCTTACCTACGGGCTTGCTGCCTATGTCATTTTGCCAAACGTAGTCCGAATGGGCCTTAAGGTTCTGCACCGGAGACTCATTCCTAGATACTCAATCACCGGAGACGGCTTGCCCGGCGATCCAGTAAATCTAGTCCTGATCGGGACCCGTCAACAACTCTGCGATGCATTTGCAGCAGCGGGCTGGTCAACGGCTGATCGTTTGGGGGTTGCAAGCTCGTGGTGGATGGTACGAGCGTTCCTGCTCAACTCTTCGTATCCCACTGCCCCATTCAGCACGCTCTATCTCTTTGGACGAAGGCAGGACATAGGTTTTCAACAGCCCATCAACGACAGTCCGCGCAAGCGCCATCATATCCGCTTCTGGGCGCTGAGCCTCTCCCACTCGAGCGACGATATCACGGCAGCAAGCTTCTGGCTGAATACGGATAGACCGCCGACCGATCAGCGTGTCCTGTGGGTCGGGGCGGGCACCAGAGATACCGGATTATCGCTAACCAGGCTGACGCTCCAAGTGACACACGCTACCGATTCAGACACGAATGCTGAACGAGACTACATAGTCACCCAGCTGAAGACGAAGCGGGTGATCGGGGATGTCGTATTGCACCAGTCCGGTTCACGTCTGCAGACCGGAAAGGTCAACCATTACATTACCGATGGTGAGATCGCCTTCGCCAGCTTGATAGAGAATTGA
- a CDS encoding AI-2E family transporter produces MRIAQPATFWIGVSAVALVALVLLREILLPFVIGTLLAYLLVPAVDRLERFGINRTLAALAVFLPLIVGIIGVMLVMLPVIIGELRFFVEEFPRYITRLQSLATDASGPWMRSVMGENLHIEQSSVDVVRTVGSKWLDGVVTSLWSSGRALISLLSLLVVTPIIAIYLAIDWHRMIATVDGWFAPEYRDDIRALGREMHDTVAGFVRGQVVICLVLAVIYAAALKLTGLNHAILIGITAGLISFVPYLGAATGILVSVCVAVDQFWPDWAPVAVVGGIFIVGEMLADYVLSPRLIGRRVNLNPVWMMFALFAFGWLFGFIGVLLAIPIAASLGVILRFARRKSLASAGHDVSAGSSTEQ; encoded by the coding sequence ATGAGAATTGCGCAACCAGCTACGTTCTGGATTGGGGTTTCCGCAGTCGCCTTGGTTGCGCTGGTGCTGTTGCGCGAAATCCTGCTGCCATTTGTCATAGGCACATTGCTCGCCTATCTCCTCGTTCCGGCGGTCGACAGGTTGGAGCGGTTCGGGATCAATCGAACCCTTGCAGCACTAGCCGTCTTCTTGCCGCTGATCGTGGGTATTATCGGGGTAATGTTGGTCATGCTCCCGGTAATTATTGGCGAACTCAGATTTTTTGTTGAGGAGTTTCCCCGCTACATCACGCGTCTGCAGTCCCTTGCGACCGATGCAAGTGGCCCCTGGATGCGTAGTGTCATGGGTGAGAATCTTCACATCGAGCAATCGTCTGTCGATGTCGTGAGGACGGTGGGCAGCAAATGGCTCGACGGCGTCGTTACCTCGCTATGGTCGAGCGGAAGAGCCTTGATTTCCCTTCTTTCCCTGCTCGTTGTCACGCCAATCATCGCCATCTATCTCGCGATCGACTGGCATCGAATGATTGCAACGGTCGATGGCTGGTTTGCTCCGGAGTACCGCGACGATATTCGGGCGCTGGGGCGCGAAATGCACGATACTGTTGCCGGCTTCGTGCGCGGTCAGGTCGTCATCTGCCTCGTTCTTGCCGTCATTTATGCCGCTGCTTTGAAGCTGACCGGACTCAACCATGCCATTTTGATCGGCATCACTGCAGGCCTCATCAGTTTCGTTCCCTATCTCGGGGCAGCCACCGGTATCTTGGTGTCCGTATGCGTTGCGGTGGACCAGTTCTGGCCCGATTGGGCACCTGTCGCTGTTGTGGGGGGCATCTTCATCGTTGGTGAAATGCTTGCCGACTATGTGCTGTCGCCGCGCCTCATCGGTCGTCGCGTCAACCTCAATCCAGTCTGGATGATGTTTGCGCTGTTCGCCTTTGGGTGGCTGTTTGGCTTCATCGGTGTCTTGCTAGCGATACCAATCGCGGCTTCGCTAGGTGTTATCCTGCGCTTCGCGAGGCGGAAATCTCTAGCAAGCGCGGGTCACGACGTTTCAGCCGGTTCTAGCACGGAACAGTGA
- a CDS encoding MASE1 domain-containing protein produces the protein MLQHLRVQAQGSDAADQSRQWMSSIWLAVVVGIAYFAAAQLSLSLLTPDGVAVFWPAAGIAAGALIALGPGARLGVVVGTMIATIVANLLGDRNLGSATVFAVCNGVEALLTASLIERYFGSGVSLNRLRNVLGLLGAAIVGAAASGIGGSLGFTLFYGATTSIFAIWQNWFLSDALGIVTTAPLVIGLASATREPPPQSEAIEGLLALAAVAAMSLVVISLPPEPWKTVVPIALLFPLILWIAARCRPIFASAAAFIVAVAIVWTTTFGIGHFGDPDLPIADRILAAQAGILVVALCAYVLAALFAELRQHEAALMESGARLQEALTAGAVTAFVWDVRTGSSQRSANAAQILDYEPRQTLTASNFLSRVHPDDRGRFKALVHGVRPESPRYTVTFRFKRRDGWEVWLEEVAKAEFDAMGRLVRLKGLTVDVTERKRSEEHQGLLVAELDHRVKNLLARVSVVITDTRPGSGSLDEYIQALDRRIQSMAAAHSLLSQNRWHGVDLMDLVRHQLAPYATDANTTIRGSNFTLTVAETQGLAMVLHELVTNAAKYGALSTRNGRVEVVCNRGPSENATNLSIVWREIGGPAIAASPQCGYGVSLIRDLIPHELGGSVDLVFASDGVCCRIEFPVKAVTVTDIKGDTSGHPAASATSLDAPLQ, from the coding sequence ATGCTGCAGCATCTACGAGTCCAAGCTCAAGGTTCCGATGCCGCCGACCAGAGCCGGCAGTGGATGAGCTCAATTTGGCTCGCTGTTGTCGTCGGTATCGCCTATTTCGCGGCGGCACAGTTAAGCCTTTCCCTACTCACTCCTGATGGCGTGGCCGTGTTCTGGCCAGCCGCTGGTATTGCCGCGGGCGCGTTGATCGCCCTTGGGCCAGGTGCGCGATTGGGGGTTGTGGTTGGGACGATGATCGCCACCATCGTGGCCAATCTCTTGGGTGACCGAAACCTCGGGAGCGCCACCGTCTTCGCCGTATGCAATGGGGTGGAAGCCCTGCTTACAGCTAGTCTGATCGAGCGCTACTTCGGTTCCGGAGTGAGTCTCAACCGCCTGCGCAACGTGCTGGGACTGTTAGGGGCGGCGATCGTCGGTGCCGCTGCCTCTGGGATCGGCGGGAGCTTGGGGTTCACTTTGTTCTATGGTGCGACGACGTCGATTTTTGCCATTTGGCAAAACTGGTTCTTATCCGACGCGCTTGGCATCGTCACGACTGCGCCGCTGGTGATCGGCCTCGCCTCAGCAACACGTGAGCCGCCGCCGCAAAGCGAGGCAATCGAAGGTCTTTTGGCTCTAGCGGCGGTAGCCGCGATGAGCCTCGTCGTCATTTCCCTACCACCGGAGCCTTGGAAAACAGTAGTGCCGATCGCGCTGCTATTCCCATTAATCTTGTGGATAGCGGCCCGCTGCCGGCCGATCTTCGCTTCGGCAGCGGCGTTCATTGTCGCCGTTGCGATAGTGTGGACGACGACGTTTGGAATTGGCCATTTCGGCGACCCGGATCTCCCGATTGCGGACCGCATCCTTGCCGCTCAAGCCGGCATCCTGGTGGTTGCGCTCTGCGCATACGTCCTTGCTGCGCTGTTCGCCGAACTGCGTCAGCACGAGGCCGCGCTCATGGAGAGCGGTGCCCGCTTGCAAGAGGCGCTGACGGCAGGGGCGGTCACGGCGTTCGTTTGGGATGTCCGGACGGGCTCGTCGCAGCGCAGCGCAAACGCTGCGCAGATCCTGGATTATGAGCCGCGGCAAACGCTGACCGCCAGTAACTTTCTCTCGAGAGTCCATCCGGACGACCGCGGGCGCTTCAAAGCGCTCGTCCACGGCGTCCGCCCCGAGAGCCCCAGGTATACCGTCACATTCCGCTTCAAGCGCCGCGACGGTTGGGAAGTCTGGCTAGAGGAAGTGGCCAAGGCCGAGTTCGACGCAATGGGGCGCCTTGTACGCCTCAAGGGCCTCACTGTTGACGTCACCGAGCGCAAGCGGTCTGAGGAGCACCAAGGCCTGTTGGTCGCCGAACTGGATCATCGCGTCAAGAACTTGCTGGCACGCGTTTCCGTCGTCATCACGGATACGCGCCCGGGCAGTGGTTCGCTGGACGAATACATTCAAGCACTCGATAGGCGCATTCAATCCATGGCCGCCGCCCACTCGCTACTCAGCCAGAATCGTTGGCACGGCGTTGACCTCATGGACCTTGTCCGCCATCAGCTTGCGCCCTACGCGACGGACGCAAACACAACGATCCGTGGCTCCAACTTCACACTCACGGTCGCGGAGACCCAGGGGTTGGCGATGGTGCTCCACGAGCTGGTAACGAACGCTGCGAAGTACGGCGCACTGTCGACCAGAAATGGGCGGGTGGAGGTGGTCTGTAACCGCGGGCCTAGCGAGAATGCGACAAACCTGTCGATCGTATGGCGTGAGATTGGCGGCCCCGCAATTGCGGCTTCGCCGCAATGCGGATACGGCGTCAGCCTCATTCGTGATCTTATCCCTCACGAGCTCGGCGGTTCGGTCGACCTCGTATTTGCATCCGACGGCGTTTGCTGCAGAATTGAGTTTCCTGTCAAGGCCGTGACCGTGACAGACATAAAGGGAGACACTTCCGGCCATCCAGCAGCTAGCGCGACGTCACTTGACGCACCGTTGCAATAA
- a CDS encoding tyrosine-type recombinase/integrase, translated as MPTVELTDKFCQSARAVSGRKTDYFDTVVKGLALRVSTGGAKSWYAVYGPPAKRQWLKLGTYPETPLGSEKGARQKARDTRAKVGEGGDPAADRKAQAASQTAADLVDNYIARHASTKRSGDEIARRLRKNVKDVIGDVKLSVLHRRDITKCIDAVKDRGAHVEANRLFEDVRAMVRWARGRGDLDTNLVEGMRKPTETTERDRVLSADEIKTMWKALPDADMRESTRRILRLCLVTGQRVGEVAGMSRDEFDLTRGIWIIPAARAKNKREHMVPLSDMAIEIIAAQLADATALAERKDRQLPQFVFPAPGGRVAVSGASVPKAVKREEITKRGVPTIMGVEPWTPHDLRRTAATHMEEIGISPFVIGHVLNHVSATKASITSRVYARYDYGREKREALDLWADRLAAIVESRGHIVPLRKAVAQ; from the coding sequence ATGCCGACCGTCGAACTCACCGACAAGTTCTGCCAATCAGCGCGGGCCGTTTCCGGCCGAAAGACCGACTATTTCGATACCGTTGTTAAGGGCCTCGCCCTCCGCGTCTCCACCGGTGGCGCCAAGTCGTGGTATGCGGTTTACGGGCCGCCGGCAAAGCGCCAATGGCTGAAGCTCGGCACCTATCCGGAAACACCTCTAGGCAGCGAAAAGGGTGCCCGCCAGAAGGCAAGGGACACCCGCGCGAAGGTCGGCGAGGGCGGCGACCCTGCGGCCGACAGGAAGGCGCAGGCGGCCTCGCAAACCGCAGCCGATCTGGTCGATAACTACATCGCCCGCCATGCTTCTACCAAGCGCAGCGGCGACGAGATCGCCCGCCGGCTTCGCAAGAACGTCAAGGATGTAATCGGTGACGTAAAATTGTCCGTCCTGCACCGGCGCGATATCACGAAGTGCATCGACGCCGTGAAGGACCGCGGCGCCCATGTCGAGGCAAACCGCTTGTTCGAAGACGTCCGCGCGATGGTGCGATGGGCGAGGGGACGCGGCGACCTCGATACCAATCTTGTCGAGGGAATGCGCAAGCCGACTGAGACGACAGAGCGTGACCGCGTTCTGTCCGCCGACGAGATCAAGACAATGTGGAAGGCGCTACCAGACGCCGACATGCGGGAATCAACCCGGCGCATTCTTCGCCTTTGCCTCGTCACCGGGCAGCGCGTCGGCGAAGTCGCCGGCATGTCCCGTGACGAGTTCGACCTGACGCGCGGGATCTGGATCATTCCGGCTGCCAGAGCAAAGAACAAGCGTGAGCACATGGTGCCGCTTTCCGACATGGCAATTGAGATCATCGCAGCGCAACTGGCTGATGCGACTGCACTGGCCGAACGGAAGGACAGGCAACTGCCGCAATTCGTCTTTCCCGCTCCAGGCGGGCGCGTCGCCGTGTCGGGCGCTTCTGTTCCAAAAGCCGTCAAGCGCGAGGAGATCACCAAGCGAGGCGTTCCGACCATTATGGGCGTTGAACCTTGGACGCCTCACGACCTCCGACGCACCGCTGCCACGCACATGGAGGAGATCGGCATTTCGCCTTTCGTCATCGGCCACGTGCTCAACCATGTGTCGGCGACGAAGGCCTCAATCACCAGCCGCGTTTATGCTCGATATGACTATGGGCGCGAGAAGCGGGAGGCACTGGATCTTTGGGCCGATCGGCTCGCCGCCATTGTCGAGAGTAGGGGCCATATCGTGCCTCTGCGAAAGGCGGTGGCGCAATGA
- a CDS encoding helix-turn-helix transcriptional regulator: MQQSALSDLVDEPSACKVLGGENSPIHRSTLWRGVNAGRYPKPIKVGPGTNRWRLSELTAAVDRLAAARDGLAA, encoded by the coding sequence ATGCAGCAATCTGCACTTTCCGATCTCGTCGACGAGCCCTCCGCCTGCAAGGTGCTCGGAGGCGAAAATAGTCCGATCCACCGCTCGACGCTCTGGCGAGGCGTCAACGCCGGCCGCTATCCAAAACCGATCAAGGTCGGCCCCGGCACGAACCGCTGGCGCCTGAGCGAATTGACCGCAGCCGTCGATCGCCTTGCCGCCGCGCGCGACGGGCTGGCCGCATGA
- a CDS encoding DUF2905 domain-containing protein, translating to MSRTLIVVGLIIVAVGLLWPWLSRIGLGRLPGDIVIERENFTFYVPIATGILISIVLSIILWLVNR from the coding sequence ATGTCGCGAACCCTGATTGTCGTTGGTCTCATCATAGTTGCAGTGGGCCTATTGTGGCCGTGGTTGTCACGGATCGGCCTTGGCCGACTGCCTGGTGACATCGTGATCGAGCGTGAGAACTTCACGTTCTATGTTCCGATCGCCACCGGGATCCTGATCAGCATCGTGCTCTCGATTATTCTGTGGCTGGTCAACCGGTAG
- a CDS encoding CBS domain-containing protein, with amino-acid sequence MKVKDAMHKGVDWVSPETAVTELAKMMRAQDIGSIPIGENDRLIGMVTDRDIVCKGLAEDGFDSRTATARDVMTAGIHCCREDDDLAKAVRHMEELKIRRLPVINKNMRMVGILSVGDVSQSAPTELVSEYVKKVSAHHH; translated from the coding sequence ATGAAAGTCAAAGACGCAATGCATAAGGGTGTCGACTGGGTCAGCCCCGAAACCGCTGTAACCGAACTGGCGAAAATGATGCGAGCCCAGGATATCGGGTCGATTCCCATCGGAGAGAACGACCGACTGATCGGAATGGTGACCGACCGCGATATTGTCTGCAAAGGACTGGCGGAGGATGGTTTCGACAGCCGCACCGCAACGGCGCGCGATGTCATGACGGCCGGCATTCACTGCTGCCGCGAAGACGACGATCTGGCCAAGGCCGTACGGCACATGGAAGAACTGAAAATCCGTAGGTTGCCGGTGATCAACAAGAATATGCGGATGGTCGGCATCCTTAGCGTCGGCGACGTCAGTCAGTCGGCACCGACGGAACTGGTGTCCGAATACGTCAAGAAGGTTTCCGCCCATCACCACTGA
- the fcl gene encoding GDP-L-fucose synthase produces MDYTYRLDAKRIFVAGHRGMVGSAVARRLEEENCEVLMAPRDVLDLRNQDAVHRWMTETRPDAVVLAAAKVGGILANDRYPADFLLDNLLIETNVIHAAFRCDVDRLLFLGSSCIYPKLAPQPIREDALLTGPLEPTNEWYAIAKIAGLKLCQAYRRQYGADYVSAMPCNLYGPGDNFDPENSHVVPALMRRTHDAKIGREPSLTIWGSGRPRREFLHVDDAADAIVHMLKTYSADGHLNVGSGQDISILDLAMLIADVIGFTGEIQTDSAKPDGTPCKLMDVSKLFATGWRPKYTLRAGLELTYAWFKSHTEIGDLRLKAV; encoded by the coding sequence ATGGACTACACTTATCGGCTCGACGCAAAACGGATATTCGTGGCTGGCCACCGCGGCATGGTCGGCTCGGCTGTGGCGCGGCGATTGGAGGAGGAAAACTGCGAGGTCCTAATGGCTCCGCGCGACGTTCTCGACCTTCGAAATCAGGACGCCGTGCATCGCTGGATGACAGAAACCAGGCCCGACGCCGTGGTCCTTGCAGCCGCAAAGGTCGGCGGGATTCTCGCCAACGATCGCTATCCGGCCGATTTCCTGCTCGACAACTTGCTGATCGAAACGAATGTCATCCACGCCGCGTTCCGGTGTGACGTCGACAGACTGTTGTTCTTGGGCTCATCCTGCATCTACCCGAAGCTGGCGCCACAGCCGATCCGGGAAGACGCGCTTCTCACAGGCCCCTTGGAACCCACCAACGAGTGGTACGCTATCGCCAAGATCGCCGGTCTCAAGCTGTGTCAGGCCTACCGCCGCCAGTACGGTGCCGATTATGTTTCGGCAATGCCCTGTAACCTATACGGTCCAGGCGACAACTTCGACCCGGAGAATAGCCACGTTGTCCCCGCACTCATGCGCAGGACCCACGACGCGAAGATCGGGAGAGAACCGAGCCTGACGATCTGGGGGTCCGGCAGACCGAGACGCGAATTCCTCCACGTGGACGATGCCGCCGACGCCATTGTCCACATGCTCAAGACTTACTCTGCCGACGGCCACCTCAATGTCGGTTCGGGCCAGGATATCTCCATCCTGGACCTCGCAATGCTTATCGCCGACGTCATTGGCTTCACGGGTGAGATCCAGACGGACTCGGCAAAGCCAGACGGGACACCTTGCAAGCTGATGGACGTCAGCAAGCTGTTCGCAACCGGATGGCGACCAAAGTATACGCTTCGTGCAGGCCTGGAGCTGACATATGCCTGGTTCAAGTCGCACACCGAAATTGGCGATCTGCGGCTGAAGGCCGTATAG
- the gmd gene encoding GDP-mannose 4,6-dehydratase, producing MTDRIALITGVTGQDGAYLARLLLEKGYTVHGLKRRSSSFNTERIDDIYVDPHEPDARFFLHYADLTDATNLIRIIQETRPTEIYNLAAQSHVQVSFETPEYTGNADALGTLRLLEAIRILKMEERVRFYQASTSELFGKVQEVPQTEKTPFYPRSPYAAAKLYAYWITINYREAYGMFASNGILFNHEGPTRGETFVTRKITRAVAGIERGFQSTLYLGNLDAKRDWGHARDYVEGMWRILLHAEPDDFVLATGETHSVREFVERAFRAVGRVIVWQGKGVDEIGRDGKTGEILVRVDPRHFRPTDVDLLMGNPAKARSKLGWSPKTTFSDLVAEMVAADLKRLERESWHMDSSV from the coding sequence ATGACAGATCGCATTGCGCTCATAACTGGTGTGACCGGTCAGGACGGTGCCTACCTTGCCAGACTGCTGCTGGAGAAAGGCTATACTGTCCACGGACTGAAACGCAGATCCTCCTCCTTCAATACCGAACGCATCGACGACATCTACGTCGATCCGCACGAACCGGACGCACGCTTCTTTCTCCACTACGCCGACCTGACCGATGCGACCAATCTCATTCGCATCATTCAGGAGACGCGCCCTACCGAAATCTACAATCTTGCGGCCCAAAGCCATGTCCAGGTAAGCTTCGAGACGCCGGAATATACCGGCAACGCCGATGCCCTTGGCACACTCAGGCTGCTTGAAGCCATACGCATCCTGAAGATGGAAGAGCGGGTGCGCTTCTATCAAGCGTCAACCTCCGAGCTGTTCGGCAAAGTCCAGGAGGTGCCTCAGACGGAGAAGACGCCGTTCTACCCGCGCTCTCCCTATGCGGCGGCCAAACTCTATGCCTATTGGATCACGATCAATTACCGTGAAGCGTACGGAATGTTCGCTTCCAATGGCATACTGTTTAATCATGAAGGCCCCACGCGCGGCGAGACGTTTGTGACCCGCAAGATCACACGTGCGGTTGCAGGTATCGAGCGAGGCTTTCAGTCCACCCTCTATCTTGGAAATCTGGACGCGAAACGCGACTGGGGGCATGCTCGCGACTATGTGGAGGGCATGTGGCGGATTCTTCTGCACGCCGAGCCTGACGACTTCGTCCTCGCCACGGGCGAAACCCATTCGGTGCGCGAGTTCGTGGAACGTGCCTTTCGGGCAGTCGGCCGCGTCATCGTCTGGCAAGGTAAGGGGGTGGACGAGATCGGCCGGGATGGCAAGACAGGAGAGATCCTCGTCCGAGTCGACCCACGCCATTTCCGTCCGACGGACGTCGATCTCCTGATGGGAAATCCGGCGAAAGCCCGCTCAAAGCTCGGCTGGTCGCCTAAGACGACGTTCAGCGACCTCGTGGCGGAAATGGTGGCCGCCGATCTGAAACGTCTGGAGCGAGAGAGCTGGCACATGGACAGTAGCGTCTAG
- a CDS encoding FkbM family methyltransferase, whose protein sequence is MVAVEPLLGTPSPIVLSFGLGDDISFDQEISKVFGAKVFGFDPTPASLDWIAAQELPPTVRIYPLGISNFDGEQTFAVSEGDTRSNFSTKMVTGKSIVCNVRRYSTILDMLGLATIDVLKLDVEGAEHDVLPEVLGSDVLPRQILVEFHHWWHRTPVEQTYRTVEAIKGQGYTLFHVSPAGHELSFLLTR, encoded by the coding sequence GTGGTTGCGGTCGAGCCTCTTCTAGGTACTCCCTCCCCTATTGTTCTTTCCTTTGGCTTAGGGGACGACATTTCATTTGATCAGGAAATCAGCAAAGTATTCGGCGCAAAGGTCTTTGGGTTTGATCCGACTCCGGCCAGTCTTGACTGGATTGCCGCTCAGGAATTACCCCCCACTGTGCGGATCTACCCCCTGGGAATATCTAATTTCGACGGGGAGCAGACGTTTGCTGTGTCCGAAGGTGATACACGCAGCAATTTTTCCACGAAGATGGTTACAGGCAAGAGCATTGTCTGCAACGTGAGGCGTTACTCTACTATCCTGGATATGCTCGGACTGGCAACTATCGATGTCCTGAAACTCGACGTTGAGGGGGCAGAGCACGACGTCCTTCCAGAGGTGCTTGGATCTGATGTCTTACCGAGACAGATTCTCGTCGAGTTTCACCACTGGTGGCACCGCACTCCGGTGGAACAAACCTACCGAACAGTGGAAGCGATAAAGGGCCAGGGGTACACCCTGTTCCATGTTTCTCCTGCGGGCCACGAATTGTCATTTTTGCTGACGCGATAA